A region from the Chelmon rostratus isolate fCheRos1 chromosome 6, fCheRos1.pri, whole genome shotgun sequence genome encodes:
- the LOC121607722 gene encoding kinesin-like protein KIF23 → MDSLSQYGSPSLRTVAIDKWTMCPVISHWVLSLPPLPSSELTDPHDDITLPRLIEALQNRQRIRQMMIDEYSKAANTMKFRLQELDCNLISDDNCIDEQNGKLVEKDKIIQNNKAEIERLEKKTKMQEHKIDILQKTAKIYEGDKRLLQQELETREQRLQRELSDMRCMEQRMHGVVTDTQLKWEKECNRRAKQLEMQNKLWVKDEKLKQLKAIVTESKTPGHSDSPPCQIQPKQPSREEHLPAKRSASHSPLPCPVESPRVRRGPVIPIRIEGVEMNPRSTCPIPSTSSSLSVTSCITASEQWAAQDIRQGYHSASTPMRTHPRADASASKARRRAVCWRREEEEASSLTFDVDLTERSYRTVTPVRPLHRRSCSAGREKWVDHKPSSSMDLGTVLQPVIPNAIQVSAPSEKSLLKCDRYVLTHQEVASDGEIQTKLIKGEVIKTRGGGQAVQFTDIETLKQELTTVPSRKRKSSEGKPSNGDQTDEAWTDVETRCSVGVEMRAGSSMGPGCEHYGITK, encoded by the exons ATGTGCCCTGTTATAAGTCACTGGGTGCTCAGTCTCCCACCTCTGCCCTCCTCTGAGCTGACTGACCctcatgatgacatcaccctGCCCAGGCTGATCGAAGCTCTGCAGAACAGACAAAGGATCAGGCAAATGATGATTGATGAGTACAGCAAAGCAG CCAACACCATGAAGTTCAGGCTTCAGGAACTGGATTGTAACCTCATTTCCGATGACAATTGTATTGATGAACAAAATGGCAAACTGGTAGAGAAGGACAAAATCATCCAGAACAACAAGGCAGAGATCGAACGCTTGGAGAAGAAAACCAAGATGCAAGAACACAAA ATTGATatcctgcagaaaacagctaaaatcTATGAGGGCGACAAGCGTTTactgcagcaggagctggagacgagagagcagaggctgcagagggagctgtCTGACATGAGATGCATGGAGCAGCGCATGCATGGCGTGGTCACAGACACCCAGCTCAAATGGGAGAAAGAATGT AACAGACGTGCGAAGCAGCTGGAGATGCAAAACAAACTCTGGGTGAAAGACgagaagctgaagcagctcaAGGCCATTGTGACAGAGAGCAAGACTCCAGGTCATTCTGATTCTCCACCGTGTCAGATACAGCCTAAGCAGCCATCCAGGGAGGAACACCTCCCTGCAAAGAGATCGGCTTCACACTCACCCCTCCCT TGCCCTGTTGAGTCTCCCCGTGTCAGACGAGGACCAGTCATTCCCATCAGAATTGAGGGGGTTGAAATGAACCCAAGGTCCACTTGCCCCATCCCCAGCACCAGTAGCTCTTTGTCTGTGACTAGTTGCATCACTGCATCGgagcagtgggcagcccaggacatCAGGCAGGGTTACCATTCCGCTAGTACGCCCATGAGAACCCACCCCAGGGCAGACGCCTCAGCCAGCAAGGCCAGGAGGAGAGCTGTGTgttggaggagagaggaagaggaggccagcTCCCTTACATTTGATGTAGATCTAACTGAGAGAAGCTACAGG ACGGTGACGCCGGTGCGGCCGCTGCACCGTCGATCCTGCTCTGCTGGCAGGGAGAAGTGGGTGGACCACAAGCCCTCCTCCAGCATGGACTTGGGTACAGTTTTGCAGCCCGTCATCCCCAATGCCATTCAGGTGTCTGCACCCAGTGAGAAGTCCCTGTTGAAGTGTGACAGATACGTGTTAACGCACCAGGAGGTTGCCTCTGATGGCGAGATACAGACCAAACTTATTAAG GGTGAGGTGATTaaaaccagaggaggaggacaggctGTCCAGTTCACCGACATtgagacactgaaacaggagCTCACCACAGTCCCAAG ccgCAAAAGAAAATCTTCAGAAGGCAAACCTTCCAATGGAGATCAGACAGATGAAGCTTGGACTGATGTTGAGACGAGG tgCTCGGTGGGTGTGGAGATGAGGGCTGGTTCAAGCATGGGCCCTGGCTGTGAGCATTATGGGATCACCAAGTAA